The Phormidium sp. PBR-2020 DNA segment TCTAAATCCTGCCATTTTCCTGGCGGCCGGGGTTGTTCGAGATACTCAACGGGTTGTCCTTCACAGGCCCCTAACCAGGCTTGGGCCTCCTCTTGGCTTAACCCCCCATTGGCATCTAGGCGTAAGCGACTCTGGGGGGGGAGTTGCTGGAGGAGTTGCTGAAACCAATCCTGTTCTTGCTGCATCCCGGTGACGGCGATTTTCCATTTGAAGCAAGGGGAGGGGCCCCAATGGTCTTTAGGGGTGGTTTGTAACAGCTTCAGGGCGGCCTCTCCTGTGGGGAGAAGCTGACAATGGGGAAAGGTGGGCTGTAAGGGCGGGTTGGGATATCTTAGGAGGGCTTCTCGGGCGGATTCTAGGGCAAATTGACAGGCGGGATAGTCATCGGGAATGGAGAGGATATCCCCCTCGTCGAGATGACCTTGGAAACGTTGACAGAAGTTTTGGGCCGCTTCGAGGGATTCTGATCCAAAGTCTGGGAGGGGGGCAATTTCTCCGTAGCCTTGTCGCTGTTGGCGATCGGTTAGTTTGATGATCATCCCTTGGCGATGTTTCCACAGTCCATGATGAGTGGTTAGGGGACGGCGAAAGGGATGGTCATAGGGGGTGAGGGTGAGAGAATACATGGGTCATGGCGGAGGGGTGGGGATGAGGGCTGGGGTCGCCCTCGGTGTCCTGTTGGGGATGACTACAGGGTTAAACCAATTCCTAGGAGAATGCCGCTGAGGAAGTGCAAGTTAACGGCGATGAATTTGCTGTTACTCACCTGTTGGGGTTGGTTGTGGTGACGGTGGACATGGCGACAGAGTTGGATGGCGATGGGGAGACTGAGAAAGGTGAGGAGGGCCCAGGGGGAGAGGTAGCCGAGGCTGATGGCGATCGCCAACTCCAGAAAAATTAGACCCGTGGCGTAACTTAGAAGCGTTGCCCCCCGTTGGGTTCCCAGACGCACAATGGGCGATCGCTTCCCGGCGGCTTGGTCGTCCTCGACTTGGTGGAAGTGGGAACAGAAGAGGATAATACTGGTACTGATGCCGATGAAGGTTGAGGCGATGAGAAAGGGAATGGGATAATGGAGTAAGCCTTGCCAAGACTGGGTTTGACTGTAGTAGGCGGCGGCGAGGGCCATGGGACCAAAGGTGAGAAAACAAATGGGTTCTCCCAGGCCTTGATAGCCCAGACGAAAGGGGGGACCCTGATAACTGTAGCCGAGGGCGCAACAGCCTAGAATCAGGGCCAGGATGGTTAAGTCCTGTTGCCAAACGGCGATCGCCACAATCCCAGCAAGACCGAGAATTAAACAGAGATTGGCTAGGCTGAAAATCAGGGATTTATTTCCGGTTAGGTTCACGAGGGAATGGGCTTTGTTTTTATCAATTCCCGTCTCTGAATCAAAAACATCATTGCTTAAATTGAGCCAGGCAATAATTAAAATGGCAGCCATTAAAAACGTTGAAAAAATACCTAGATTCAAGGTTTCTTGTTCAGCGACAGCCACGGCAGTTCCCACCCAGATGGGAATAATGGCAACCGTGTACATGGGCGGTTTGATGGCAGCAAACCAGAGTTTAACTGAGGTAGGAGATGAAGATACTGTTGTCATTCGTTCAGTTTAATCCAAGGTTTCAGAAATACAACTGAGTGTTAAAATCTGATGTTGTCTTTGGGGAGTATTTTACAATTGCGGCGATCGCTTCAGGGCCAGACTCGGCAAATCTCATCCCTCAGAAAAACGACAGCACCCCAACATCAGTGGTAGCTTAGTAGTCAGGAGATGCCAGCGCCGAGGGGCTGTCCCCATGATTCTTGCCTTTGGTTGTGGTTAGAGTCATCACCGCCTCCAGAGGGGTTTGAGGGAACCCAGAAGCTGGCCCGCTAACTCTTAATCCATCTTTACATTACGCTCGTTCATGGTCGTTCAACCTAGTCCGACACAGTGCTTTAAAAATTGTCAAGATATTGAGAGATTTCTTTTCAATTGCCAGCAAAAATTACCCGAAACCCAGCGATCGCATTGGCTGAGTCTACGGGTGAGGCTGCCGGATCTCGACCCCCTCCTTGCCTTTGAACAGCATCAGCGCGGTGATCAGCCTTCATTCTACTTAGAAAACCCGCGCCAGCAGCAGGCGATCGCCGCTTGGGGCAGTTGCTGTCAAATAGTCGCATCGGGGGAACAGCGATTCCAGAAGATCCAGGAATTTGTCAACCACTGTCACGAGAACGCCACCCTCATCCGTCCTCGTCTGGGCCCCCCCCAAGGCCTGCAAATTTTCTGTAGTTTCAGCTTCTTCGACCAATCCCAAAACGCCCTATTCCCCGCCGCCAGTGCCTTTCTGCCCCAATGGCAACTCAGTCATCAACCGGGACAAACCCTAGCCACCTGTAACCTGCCCCTCACCCGTGAGAGTGATCTCTCCCGCCTGAGTCAACAAACCTGGCACACCCTACAACAGTTGCGATCGCCCTCCTCCACCTCTCCCCATCATCCCCCCCACCCCATCCCCCAACCGGTTCATTGTGACTGGCGGGATATCCAACAGTTCCAACAGAACGTCCAACGGGCCCTCAACGCCATCGAGGCCAACCATCTGCAAAAAGTCGTTCTCTCCCACGCCATCGACTTACAAGCGGCGTCCCCCTTCCATCTCACCACCGCCCTCGCCCAACTACGCCACCGCTATCCCGACTGTTACAGCTTCGCCGTGGGCAATGGTAACGGCCAATACTTCATCGGGGCCAGTCCCGAACGTCTCCTGAGTAGTCATCAGGGCCAACTCATCGCCGATGCCCTTGCCGGTTCCGCCCCCCGAGGAGAAACTCCCTCCACCGATGCCCAACTGGCCAACCATCTCCTCTCAAGTCCCAAAGAACGCCATGAACATCGCGTCGTCTTACATTTCATCCAACAGCAACTACAATCATTAGGACTAACCCTCCATCCCGTTCCCCCCATTCGTCTGTTGCAACTCTCCAACATCCAACATCTCTGGACTCCCATCCGCGCCAACCTACCCAACCGCGTCCATCCCCTCCAGGTTTTGGCCCAACTCCATCCCACCCCTGCTGTCGCCGGAGTTCCCTGTGACGATGCCTGTCAGGCCATCCGAGAGTGGGAAACCCTCGATCGCCAACTCTACGCCGCCCCCCTCGG contains these protein-coding regions:
- a CDS encoding o-succinylbenzoate synthase, whose product is MYSLTLTPYDHPFRRPLTTHHGLWKHRQGMIIKLTDRQQRQGYGEIAPLPDFGSESLEAAQNFCQRFQGHLDEGDILSIPDDYPACQFALESAREALLRYPNPPLQPTFPHCQLLPTGEAALKLLQTTPKDHWGPSPCFKWKIAVTGMQQEQDWFQQLLQQLPPQSRLRLDANGGLSQEEAQAWLGACEGQPVEYLEQPRPPGKWQDLESLQHQGVVPIALDESVANLRDLETCLTRGWSGVIVIKAAIIGSPRRLRQLCQRFQPDVVFSSVFETSIGRQAALHLAAELQHQPRALGFGVTSVFRGEEPQSHRGHRGRREG
- the menA gene encoding 2-carboxy-1,4-naphthoquinone phytyltransferase; the encoded protein is MTTVSSSPTSVKLWFAAIKPPMYTVAIIPIWVGTAVAVAEQETLNLGIFSTFLMAAILIIAWLNLSNDVFDSETGIDKNKAHSLVNLTGNKSLIFSLANLCLILGLAGIVAIAVWQQDLTILALILGCCALGYSYQGPPFRLGYQGLGEPICFLTFGPMALAAAYYSQTQSWQGLLHYPIPFLIASTFIGISTSIILFCSHFHQVEDDQAAGKRSPIVRLGTQRGATLLSYATGLIFLELAIAISLGYLSPWALLTFLSLPIAIQLCRHVHRHHNQPQQVSNSKFIAVNLHFLSGILLGIGLTL
- a CDS encoding isochorismate synthase, which codes for MVVQPSPTQCFKNCQDIERFLFNCQQKLPETQRSHWLSLRVRLPDLDPLLAFEQHQRGDQPSFYLENPRQQQAIAAWGSCCQIVASGEQRFQKIQEFVNHCHENATLIRPRLGPPQGLQIFCSFSFFDQSQNALFPAASAFLPQWQLSHQPGQTLATCNLPLTRESDLSRLSQQTWHTLQQLRSPSSTSPHHPPHPIPQPVHCDWRDIQQFQQNVQRALNAIEANHLQKVVLSHAIDLQAASPFHLTTALAQLRHRYPDCYSFAVGNGNGQYFIGASPERLLSSHQGQLIADALAGSAPRGETPSTDAQLANHLLSSPKERHEHRVVLHFIQQQLQSLGLTLHPVPPIRLLQLSNIQHLWTPIRANLPNRVHPLQVLAQLHPTPAVAGVPCDDACQAIREWETLDRQLYAAPLGWVNGQGDSEFIVGIRSALINGDRARLYAGAGIVAGSDPAKELAEIQLKLQALLNTLNGS